One Glycine max cultivar Williams 82 chromosome 1, Glycine_max_v4.0, whole genome shotgun sequence genomic window, aattaaattaaatgttattttaatttttatcactatttaaaataactttatatataacaacttatttatcataaatttaatataatttgcatgttaaaaattttaattatatgttttagttatataaagtaaacatttattttttttgtcatccaagttaaaatattaatttttattaataaattagctgctaaatttttaatttctaaaaataaatttttttaaaaagagcaATCAAGACGGGGATGGGGTGTGTAGTCCTGTACAGGGTaactagacttttttttttttttatcaaaaggtGAAACTATTTGCAGCAGCAATGTTATTCTATGCGAAAACAGATAACACGAAacgcaataattttaaataaggaAGGCACCAAAAAAAGATTCAATAAGGTTAAATGATCTTTCAAATAAAtacctaaaaatttatttggacgaaaatcaatttaaaaactagatttgattgttttcattttttggttcgtttaaaaaattattttcactaaaaatattttcaaaaatccaaccaaatatattttcatcaccattttttagttttcgataaaaattaaaacagaaaacaaccaaactaACCCAACCAAACTAACCCAAACACCGGAATACTTTAAAATGGTATGAGACCACACGACATGGTCTATGTACTTGGAGGTTAAACTTAGCTTCAGTAAACAGTAGTTATTCAACAGCAATTCAAGAGTTATGATCCAATTATACGGAACATCCCCACAAAAATATCATCGCATTGGAAACGGGGGCATagttattaaaattcaaaatacatgGAGATATATGAAGTTTCGTGAACTTGTATGTTTTTAAGCCCCCAATGACAAACAGAACACACGACGACATTACAAGCGGATAAAAGCACCGATCAAGTTGTTGGATCTGTCAGGTTTCTTTGTTGTATAAGTAAGATGGCTTTGTCTGCTCAGTAGCAAAGGGGACCTCAACCTGTGCAGGGAATCATCAACAGAAAAGCGTTGGAAACTAAAACATTACACTGTCCAACTTCATCTCCTCTGAATTGAGGGATAATAATATACATCAATGCATGTATGACATTTTAAGAACAACGAAAGGAAGCATATAATTCTCATTCTTCTTGATACAATAGATTATAGATATATAACAAGggggaaatgaaaataaattcccGTTCCTACTTTTATACCTTGTTGTAAGTTATAACAACAAAACTCAGAAGCACATACGTAGTAAATTTCTATCTTAATAATGTGTATGTATGATCATAATACATCAGACATTTTTGTAGACATTCAATGTAATTGTTTTAAACACTCCTGATTTACTCCCTCACTGTTCTCACTCTTTAATGGCAGCAATTGGGTATGATGATAATGAAAGGAGATTTTACACTGGTTTCATTTCAGGGAACTAATTGAGCCAGTATGCTTATAAAGTTATGCATAAGTGAGAGGCTGCAAGCTAAAAAGTTTACCTTCAGTTGTGAGTAACATATATACACACAATCAGTACTCCAATGCATGAAGTCCCATCTGTTGAGTAAGACAGTCAACATGTTGTATTGTATCAAAATTTTCCTGCTTATTTCCCATTTCTGAAGGCAAACCCTGATCTTCAGTCAAACCACATCCTAGAGAGCTACATTTAGTTTCCTCTGTGTCTTCTGTAAGTGGGCTTGGCCTTAAAAACAGTTCCCAGAATTCATCACTGATTTCTGGGAGTTTAGAAATTCCATCTGTGTCAGGTGAAAAATGATCAGCTTCGTCTGCCTCATCTAAAACAGTTGACATCATATCTATCTCCCCCATGTTCCTAGTATCAGCCCCCATAACATTCAGCTCATGATTCAATAAACTGCTTTCTGTCTCCATCCCCTGACTTCTACAGAAACCCAAAACAGCAGGTGAAGACTGCACCTCAGATATGTTACTGGGCATACAACTGAGAGGAAACTGTGATCCTACTTCCATAGACGTCAGCTCAGATATAGGTGGAACCATCACATTAGAAACCTGAGTGGATGAACTACTGCTATCTGATGCAATGGCAGAAGGAATATCATCAATAAGGAAAACATCAGGGTTCTTAATTGATGATTGTGTTGTAGAATTGTTTATTTGCAATATCTGGCGAAATAATGCTTTTGCAGCCTCATTTATGGAACTCTGGTACTTGACAATGTGTCCATCAAGAGAACTATGGAGATCCTTGGTGGCTAAACTATCTTCTTCTTGTCGCTGGAGCCTCCTCTTTTTATTGCTCCCAGGGATATGTTTACTACTTTCATTCTGCTGCTGAACAAATTGAGCTAAGAAGCCTGGGCTCTGCATGGCCTTAGCCAGGAATGACATCATTTGCTGCTGACGCTGCTCCATTGACTGCACACGTTGCCCAACATTTTGCAATTGGTTATCAGTCCCTTGCTGTTTCTGTCTCAACCTAACAAGTTCCTGCATAAGAACATTCTTATCCCTTTTCAGTCTTTCCACCTCTTCCTCAAGCCCAAATTTCCCCACTTCAACACATGCTCCAGCAGCTGATTTATGCACTTGAGATGCTTGTTGACTACCATTTACATGAGCAGATTTCCGCCTACTgatactttttaaaagttgtttttcACCTCTTAAAAATCCTTCATTTGCAAATTCCCATCGATCTGGGTCAACCTTTCTAAAACCCTGCTTGTCAATCAAAAAGAATAACAGATTAAGAGAAGAGAAATGTGTGAATTGTACAACTAATCCAGCTTGATAAAACTACATGTAATGTTAATTATGCATGGAGGGGAGATGGCATGTTAAACAATATTCTCTGTGAGTGTATGAGATACCGGTAAATTTTCTTAGAGAGCAATAGAATAGATTTTGTGATACTTAATAAACCTCACTGAGAAGTGCCAACCAGGGGACCTATATTTGCCATAACCTATGACCATATCACATCATTGCAACATTTTTCCTACAGCACAATACCAAAGATTGTCTTTAATCACGCCTAATTATATCCTGCAACCCCTTTTTCAATCACCTTGCCCTAGGCCTAAAGTTACCACAATCACAATCACTCTCAATGAAAGATAAATTTTGTACACTGGTAGAACCAGCTAAATGTATCCATGCTTTTGGCAGTCTTTCATTCTGACTACATCATTGTTTGTGTATATTAATAACAGAAATTACAGATGATATGGACTCTGTTTAAGAAACTATTAGTTGCATGACATAAATTCTTCAGCTTAAGCAACATATGTTACAGCCAAACACCAAGCAAAGGCAGTTTCAATCATGGTGCAGACAAGCTGAAAATCACATTAACTAATCCATAAAACCACAATTTAAACATGTAGTTTTCTCATGATCAATAATGAACTTACCGGACTTAACTCCTAAACAACTGAATCCCAGTGCAGAAACAGGGAAAATCGAAAGCATTTTTATCGAAGGTCATCAATCTCGGTTTCCTCATACacgaattaatatattttaacccaTAGAACAAGAGACAAAAACATACacgaattaatatattttaacccaAAGAACAAGagacaaaaacataaaagaaaaaattgagttCACTTTGCTAACTTACTATGCAAACTCAGATCTAACAAAAAATTTTGCGAAATTTACTAAAGTCGAGCATACCCAATGAAGGTGTAATACTGACCTGCAAATTCGAGATTCATAATACCAATCAATGAGACGCCACAGAAATGAAAGGTAGAATGTGCCACATCGAATCGAAATAAAACAACAAGAAGACAGATAGGGCTTCCCATAAAGCACAGATATAACCCCAATAGAAAAGAACAACAATCCTTCAATCCCTTTTCACCccataatagaaaaagaggggTTTAGCATAAGCAAaaagcaataataataataataataagaagaagaagaagaagaagaagaagaagaaataagatAAGATGATAATGATGGGAGAAAAAGTGATGTGATGCCCACATAAGTATTCAACTGTCTGACGAAGCTGGAGAAGTTGTTGTGCTTAAAATGATTGGGCAAGATGTCTGTGGCGAATTGGGGAACGTTCCAAACAACAAAGGAGTTGTTGTTTTCGCCCCACGACACCACTAAGTCGgtggaaggatcatcaaccatgTCGTA contains:
- the HSF-04 gene encoding heat stress transcription factor A-1b; protein product: MEGASWNSSVCVAPFLSKTYDMVDDPSTDLVVSWGENNNSFVVWNVPQFATDILPNHFKHNNFSSFVRQLNTYGFRKVDPDRWEFANEGFLRGEKQLLKSISRRKSAHVNGSQQASQVHKSAAGACVEVGKFGLEEEVERLKRDKNVLMQELVRLRQKQQGTDNQLQNVGQRVQSMEQRQQQMMSFLAKAMQSPGFLAQFVQQQNESSKHIPGSNKKRRLQRQEEDSLATKDLHSSLDGHIVKYQSSINEAAKALFRQILQINNSTTQSSIKNPDVFLIDDIPSAIASDSSSSSTQVSNVMVPPISELTSMEVGSQFPLSCMPSNISEVQSSPAVLGFCRSQGMETESSLLNHELNVMGADTRNMGEIDMMSTVLDEADEADHFSPDTDGISKLPEISDEFWELFLRPSPLTEDTEETKCSSLGCGLTEDQGLPSEMGNKQENFDTIQHVDCLTQQMGLHALEY